Genomic window (Deltaproteobacteria bacterium):
GCCTCTCGTGGCTCATTCTGGACTGCCTTCATTCGACAGACTTCGCAGTGATGGCGAAGAAATTCTCGAATTGGATAGAGCACATGATCAAGACATTCGTGAGCTGCACATCGGCTTGTGCAATATCATGCCGGATGCAGCCCTAGAAGCCACGGAGCGGCAGTTCATGCGGCTCATCGGTAGCTCAAACCGGATTGCGCAGTTTTATGTTCACCCATTTACTTTGAACGGTATTGAACGAGGCGCCGATGCTCAAAAATACATCGACGAATACTACACTGATTTTGAGACGCTGCGTAAACAGGGTGTGGATGCACTTATTGTAACGGGTGCCAACGTTCAGGGGACACGCTTTGAAGACCAGCCGTTTTGGGGTGAACTTACCGAGGTGTTTGAATTTGCGGCCGCTCAGGTCACGTCAACGCTTTGTGCTTGTCTGGCCACTCACGCCGCTTTGAAGCATTTTCAAGGGATTGAGCGCGTTCACCAAGGAGATAAGCGTTGGGGTGTGTTTTCACATCGCACGTCTTCTTTTGCGCATCCACTTGTTCGTAATATTAATACACGTTTCAACGTACCGCACTCAAGGTTTAACGATATCTCCCAGGCTCAAATGGAAGATGCCGGCATGTGTGTTTTGGTCACGAGCCAGGAGGCAGGTGTCCATTTGGCGGTGAGTGAAGATTTGTTTCGATTTGTGTTTTTCCAAGGCCACCCAGAGTACGACCGCAACAGCTTGTTTAAAGAATACAAGCGTGAGGTAGGCAGGTTTGTGAACGGGGAGCGTGAAGACTACCCGAAGTTACCTGACCATTATTTGAGTGCTGAAGGCATTGCTCTTTTAAAACGATTTGAGAGTGAGCAGGGCAGCGTGAAGAGCATTGAGGGCTTTCCGGAAGAAGCGGCTTTGGTGCATGTCGACAATACCTGGGGCGACACTGCCCGCAGTATCTTTAATAATTGGATCGGTATGGTTTACCAGTTAACGAACCGGGACCGTACAAAGCCTTTCATGGAAGGTGTCGATGCATCCGACCCGTTGGGGCTTCGCTCTCTTTAAGTCGAAGGCCAATGCCTCTCCATAAAGTCAAAGGTATCACGCCAGCAGCGTCTCGTTTGCTTTCTCCAAATCAGCATTTGGAAGGCATGAATTTCACCCGGGTATTTAGCGAATTGTGAGGGTGATTGTTGCCGGCGCAGTGCCTGACCCAATCTAATAGAATCGTCCCTTAGCGGGTCATCTCCGCCCACAGAGATAAAGCAGGGGGGTAGAGGACTGGTGGGTGTCTCTTCTTCAAGAACCCGAAGGGGATCTGCAAGCGATGCGGGTTGTCCGGCTTGACTCTCGCTCGTGAAATAAGAGTTGCTCACAATATTCATGAGATCTACATAAGTTGAGGCCGTGCCTGGGTCACGTTCATATCGGTCGATATTGGTCACTTGCAGAATACCGCATTGAGGAAGCGCCATCACTGGAGGATGTCCGAGGCTCTTAAGCTCTTGGGCGTAACTTTCGGGGCGTTCAAAGTGATATGCGCATACCAATGCCATAATAAGATTGGCACCCGCAGATTCACCGGCAACCATAATTTGCGAGGGGTCGCCGCCGATTCCTCGAGCGTGTTGAAGTAACCAGGCATAGGCTTTAAACACATCTTTAAGCGGTTCTGGGAATCGGTGCTTTGGATAAAGCCCATAATCTACGTTGACGACGAGGTATCCCTTTTTTGCGAATATGAGCCCCATAAGCCAGTGGCTATCCTTGGACATCGCTCGAAATCCCCCACCATGAACATAGAAGACAATCGGTACGGTCTTTTTTGACGTTTTCACGGGCCGGTAAATATCCAGCTTCTGGCGCTTGTGTTCTTGTCCGTAACGAACGCCGCGCTTCACCGACACACCATGTAGCTTGGGGTGAGCAAGTGGGTGATAGCGACCGGCGTAGGCCAAGCTATTGAAGAAGCTGTCGGTGGCCATGCTCGCAAGCTTTCCGCGAACTTTTCGCTTGGTCCCATCGACAGGTCCAAGTTTAATGAGTTCCAGTGCGTTGATAGCTCGGTTGAGCATGGACTCTCCTTAATCGTATTCTAGGTGGGTCGATAGTCAAACGCGCGTCACCTGTAAATGGCTCTCGAAACTGAATTCTGAAGCGAACCTTATAATGCTCATTGTTTCAGCTACTTAGAGCGCCACTGCTTTAGGGATAGATTCGAGGGTTGGTGAATTGGGGAGCGACGGAGGGTATTTTCGAGGGTGAATAGGGTGAGGGAAGGTTACGTTTTTGTAGAAGCCATTTAGTCGCAAAAAAGCCTCGGCTACCTACAATAGGCAACCGAGGCTTGTCTCATTTAAAAAACACAGGACTTAGAACGAAGCGATAAGTTCTACGGCTCCTGTAACGCCAACATCCTCGCCATCAGGCTTGTCGGCTCGGACTTCAACCGCTCCGATAAAGTTATCGTTGACTGCGAAGAGAAAAGCACCTGTTCCGCTCATGCCTTTGTGTCCACCGGTTTTCGACTGGTCGAGATAGTCGAAACGTGCAGTGGCGCTGTATGAGTCACTGAAGGCATAGTTTACTTTACCGAGGGCGCCGATAGCGATTTCACTATCGAGCATTCCCATATTGGCTTCGATAAAAACCGTTACATCACCAAACTTGAGTGCTGAGTCGACATCAACCATGAGCTGGTCGCTGCCTTGCTCGAATGTGGTCGAGAGAGCAACGTGACCGAGTTCTTCCAGGCCATATTCAAAGCGACCACCAAAGTTTGGAAGGTCAGGTGAACCCGCCTTGTCCCAGTCGTTTGCCATCCACAACTTAGCACTGATTGCACCGCTGGTATAACCGGCGAATACACCCGTTAGGTTACTTGGCGTTGCATGCTCAAAAAGTAGGCCTGAGCTGTACTGGTACATGTCCACAGGGTCTAGTGCCTCAATCCCGACGGGAGCGTTGACTTTACCAACGGTAAGCGAGAAGCCGTCGCTTCCGCCCCCGAAATAGTATTCCAGGTAGGCTTGCTCAATGAGGTTATCTGCATCTATCGCTCCTCCAGCTGGGAATACGTTGAGGTCCGTGCGAACGGTTAGTCCGGCAGCGGGGCTGGACGAGAAATCGAGTTCTACTTGGTCCACACCATATGTGATTTTTTTATCGATGTCGGTACCTGTAAAAGATGTGGATAATGATGCGTCGATGAATCCGCTTACGGTAACACCTGTTGACGCTGCTTCTTCCGCTCCCGCTAGAGAAGGAACACAGAGCATGAGCGCTATACCGATAAAGCCAACTTTTTTCATTTCTTTTTCTCCAAAGAGCGTGGACCATTTTGCTTCAAACGAATTTCTCTCGTTCCTGCAATGGTCCCCCCGTTTAGTGGTCGATGCCTTGAGCGATGATGCTTACGGCAATGCTTCTTGCTTTTAGAGAAGCAACACTTGTGCCAGAACGCTTAAGTTTTACTGAACTTGAAAAAAGCTCTTTAGATTGAGGCAAGTAGATAATGGGGCATTTGAGAGTGCTGAAATCCGCCCAAATGATGTTACGTAGATGTCGGATTCCTGGTAAATTAATGACAAATATGTCGATTCAC
Coding sequences:
- a CDS encoding alpha/beta hydrolase — protein: MLNRAINALELIKLGPVDGTKRKVRGKLASMATDSFFNSLAYAGRYHPLAHPKLHGVSVKRGVRYGQEHKRQKLDIYRPVKTSKKTVPIVFYVHGGGFRAMSKDSHWLMGLIFAKKGYLVVNVDYGLYPKHRFPEPLKDVFKAYAWLLQHARGIGGDPSQIMVAGESAGANLIMALVCAYHFERPESYAQELKSLGHPPVMALPQCGILQVTNIDRYERDPGTASTYVDLMNIVSNSYFTSESQAGQPASLADPLRVLEEETPTSPLPPCFISVGGDDPLRDDSIRLGQALRRQQSPSQFAKYPGEIHAFQMLIWRKQTRRCWRDTFDFMERHWPST
- a CDS encoding homoserine O-succinyltransferase, encoding MPLVAHSGLPSFDRLRSDGEEILELDRAHDQDIRELHIGLCNIMPDAALEATERQFMRLIGSSNRIAQFYVHPFTLNGIERGADAQKYIDEYYTDFETLRKQGVDALIVTGANVQGTRFEDQPFWGELTEVFEFAAAQVTSTLCACLATHAALKHFQGIERVHQGDKRWGVFSHRTSSFAHPLVRNINTRFNVPHSRFNDISQAQMEDAGMCVLVTSQEAGVHLAVSEDLFRFVFFQGHPEYDRNSLFKEYKREVGRFVNGEREDYPKLPDHYLSAEGIALLKRFESEQGSVKSIEGFPEEAALVHVDNTWGDTARSIFNNWIGMVYQLTNRDRTKPFMEGVDASDPLGLRSL
- a CDS encoding outer membrane beta-barrel protein, yielding MKKVGFIGIALMLCVPSLAGAEEAASTGVTVSGFIDASLSTSFTGTDIDKKITYGVDQVELDFSSSPAAGLTVRTDLNVFPAGGAIDADNLIEQAYLEYYFGGGSDGFSLTVGKVNAPVGIEALDPVDMYQYSSGLLFEHATPSNLTGVFAGYTSGAISAKLWMANDWDKAGSPDLPNFGGRFEYGLEELGHVALSTTFEQGSDQLMVDVDSALKFGDVTVFIEANMGMLDSEIAIGALGKVNYAFSDSYSATARFDYLDQSKTGGHKGMSGTGAFLFAVNDNFIGAVEVRADKPDGEDVGVTGAVELIASF